The Engystomops pustulosus chromosome 9, aEngPut4.maternal, whole genome shotgun sequence genome includes a window with the following:
- the LOC140076811 gene encoding protein kinase C-like 1B, whose protein sequence is MVEQVILKEYNQIQEQLHSLDEVYIQYYSKQDEDSKNGEQLENKISEDEEIEAEVQPQASKKLEKAMGRPRNRFLALLRRPRRWIAGLRHRGTYIVNEEPSNEIPGPSHINMEDSMADSKGRKLLRVSQVFRNNMDHQTGNMVEQVILKEYKQIQEQLHSLDEVHIQYYSKQDEDSKNGEQLENKISEDEEIEAEVQPQASKKLEKAMGRPRNRFLALLRRPRRWIAGLKHRGTYIVNEEPSNEIPGPSHINMEDSMADSKASMSHTEDQKDDEGKQHTIKSSRKKMDTCRSAQDVCRDPSSIDPTTREELRRSAQSSSSSGYQDTTAETSVVAAGTSAQAFAATVPLSLESFTFHRSLGQGGFAQVYLATDRIRRERVAIKVLDKRVYTQAGYSFGERHILQLSHASPFLIHGLAAFHTLNFVYYVMEVATRGDLHDLILKICPLDTVTVRFIIAEVVCGTEFLHSKGILHRDLKPENLLLTTEGHIKITDFGLAVKGVSKRITDDCRGTPGYAAPEIIRGLPHGRAVDYFAIGVTLYGLVTATLPFPGEGPRDCEQSVLYHEPHFPESLPPDTVSILQGLLCKDQFHRLGVKGDIREHQFFSDINWEDVEARKMAPPEILRSEAIDLNVEDTMDYAEPPHYIKSKYQKMFNQFSFVCPEWSTQYHPVITRNWVATLFNRWSSQ, encoded by the exons ATGGTGGAGCAGGTAATCCTGAAAGAATATAACCAGATTCAGgagcagctccacagcctggatgAAGTGTACATCCAATACTACAGCAAACAGGATGAGGACAGCAAAAATGGTGAACAACTGGAGAATAAAATCTCAGAGGATGAAGAAATAGAGGCAGAAGTGCAACCACAGGCATCAAAGAAGCTGGAGAAAGCTATGGGTAGACCAAGAAACCGCTTTTTAGCCCTGCTCCGGAGACCACGGAGGTGGATTGCTGGTCTCAGACACAGAGGAACCTATATCGTCAATGAGGAACCTTCTAATGAGATCCCTGGACCCAGTCATATCAACATGGAGGACAGTATGGCCGACAGCAAAGGTAGAAAATTACTAAGGGTCAGCCAGGTATTCAGAAACAACATGGATCATCAGACAGGCAACATGGTGGAGCAAGTCATCCTGAAAGAATATAAACAGATTCAGgagcagctccacagcctggatgAAGTGCACATCCAATACTACAGCAAACAGGATGAGGACAGCAAAAATGGTGAACAACTGGAGAATAAAATCTCAGAGGATGAAGAAATAGAGGCAGAAGTGCAACCACAGGCGTCAAAGAAGCTGGAGAAAGCTATGGGTAGACCAAGAAACCGCTTTTTAGCCCTGCTCCGGAGACCACGGAGGTGGATTGCTGGTCTCAAACACAGAGGAACCTATATCGTCAATGAGGAACCTTCTAATGAGATCCCTGGACCCAGTCATATCAACATGGAGGACAGTATGGCCGACAGCAAAG CCAGTATGTCACATACAGAAGACCAGAAGGATGATGAAGGGAAACAGCACACCATAAAATCTAGCAGAAAGAAGATGGATACTTGTAGATCTGCGCAGGATGTCTGCCGTGACCCCAGCTCTATTGACCCTACTACCAGAGAGGAGCTACGCAGGTCTGCACAGTCATCTTCGAGCAGCGGATACCAGGATACCACAGCTGAAACCTCTGTGGTAGCAGCCGGCACCTCTGCCCAAGCATTCGCTGCCACCGTGCCCCTATCACTGGAGTCCTTCACGTTCCACCGCTCACTGGGTCAAGGAGGTTTTGCTCAAGTCTACCTAGCGACAGATAGGATCCGCAGAGAGCGTGTCGCCATCAAGGTCCTCGATAAAAGGGTTTACACTCAAGCTGGCTACAGCTTTGGAGAGCGCCACATCCTTCAACTCTCCCATGCCAGCCCATTTCTCATCCATGGGCTGGCCGCATTCCACACTCTTAACTTTGTCTATTATGTGATGGAAGTGGCCACTAGAGGGGACCTGCATGATCTTATCCTAAAAATCTGTCCTCTTGATACAGTGACTGTAAGATTCATCATAGCAGAAGTGGTCTGTGGCACAGAATTCCTCCACAGCAAAGGGATTCTTCATCGAGATCTAAAGCCAGAAAATCTGCTCCTGACCACGGAAGGCCATATCAAAATCACTGATTTTGGCCTAGCTGTGAAAGGTGTTTCTAAGAGGATTACAGATGACTGTAGGGGGACGCCAGGATATGCAGCCCCAGAAATAATCCGTGGCTTACCACATGGGAGAGCCGTGGATTATTTTGCCATTGGTGTTACCCTTTATGGGCTGGTGACAGCAACGTTACCATTCCCTGGAGAAGGACCAAGAGATTGTGAGCAATCTGTCCTCTATCATGAACCACACTTCCCAGAGTCTCTTCCTCCTGACACAGTCAGCATTTTACAAGGACTGTTGTGCAAAGACCAGTTCCATCGCCTTGGAGTCAAAGGAGACATCAGGGAACATCAATTCTTCTCTGATATAAACTGGGAAGATGTGGAAGCTAGGAAGATGGCACCACCAGAGATCCTGAGGTCAGAAGCCATTGACCTCAATGTGGAAGATACTATGGACTATGCTGAACCACCACACTACATAAAATCTAAGTACCAAAAAATGTTCAACCAGTTCAGCTTTGTATGTCCAGAATGGTCAACACAGTATCACCCTGTCATCACCAGGAACTGGGTGGCCACACTCTTTAACAGATGGTCATCCCAATAG